The segment AACGTGGTGTCGCGAATGACGAGATCGGTCTTCCCAACCACGTTGATCAAGCCGCCGGCGAATCGAACGCTTCCGCGGGCCTGGGTGAACGTCGAGTTCGAAATCGTCATAGAGGTGCTGACGTCGAGCTGAACGGCGCCGCCGCTGATCGCGAAGCCGTTGTCCTGGTCGATGGTGAACGTCGCGTTATCGATCGTGCTGCCGTAGCTCGAGCGGGTGTAGATGGCCCCTCCGGTGTTGATGTTCTTGCCCACTTTGAAAGTGCTGTTGGTGGACTTGATGGCAACGTCGGACGTGAAGATGGCGCCGCCCTGGTTCCCGCCTTCGTCATCCGCCGTGAAGCACTCGTTGCCTTCGTATACGTTTGCGTTGTCGGTGAAAGAGCCGTTGGCGCCGTCGAGGTAGACCGCACCTCCGCATCCGCCCCTGGACGAGCCCACGGCAAGGACCTTGCCCGTCTTGTTGCCCTGGAACGTGGTTCCCTCGATGGTGGTTTTGCCGTCGGTGACGAAGATGGCGCCGCCATGAGGAAGGGCGTGCGCGGGGGCGGCCGCATTGGCGACGGTCTTGTTGGAGGCGAAATACGTGAGCTGGCCTGCGGTGGCCGCGGTCTGGCCCGAGCCCGCATTGATCTTCAGCTCTCCGCCGACCAGCCTGATGGAGCCGCCTTCGTTGGATACCGTGTCGTTTTCGCTCGTACCGTTCGTGAAGGTCGAGCCGGAAATGGAGAGGACGGCGTTTTCGCCCTTGATATGGCGCGCCTTGTCGGCTCCGTTCATCGTGACGTTCTTAAGGGACAGCTGCGTGCCCGAAGAGAGGTTGAACATCTGGGACAGCGAGCTGCCGGCCGTGACGGTGTGCCCTGCGCCGTCGATCTCGCCCCGGTAGGTTCCGGGGAACGAGAGCTCGGCGGTAAGCGTTACGTTTCCGGCGAGAACGACGTCGCTGCCGGCCGACACAGCCGCCCGCAGATCGGCTTCGTTCGACACCGAAACCGGAGCGGCGAAAGCCGTCCCCGATCCTGCGAGGAAAAGCGCGACCGCCGTCGCAGCTGCAACCAGAACCACACGCGCCCTTGATGCTACATTCATCGATGCTCCGTTTCCGTACGCTCTTTTCGAACCGCTTGGGACAAAACCCTCGTTCTCAACCAAACCGCACCGCCGATAACGGCGGCGCTCGACAAAGTGTTATGTCAAATCATGCATCAGAGATAATACTAGAACAGGCGGCAGGTCACTGAGAGACATGCAAAAGAACTGCTAATGTTATGAGATAAACGTCGCGAAAGAGACGTTTTACGATCTCTACGGAGGGCATACGCCGCAAGCACCTCGGCTCGCTACTCCGAAAGCGCCTCTTCGTGACGATCGACAAGCTCCTGGCGCGAGTGGACGCCGAACTTACGGTAGATGCTCTTCGCGTGGCCGCGCACCGTGTTTTCAGAGATGAACAGCTTGCATGCGATAGCGGCCATCGTGTGGCCCCTTAGAAGCAAGCCGGCAACCTCCATCTCGCGCGTCGACAGCCCTCCTTCGCGCAGAAAGCGATCGGTCGCCGCTTCCCTGTCGAACCTTGTCGCTTCGAAGCCGCCATTCATCGTTTCGGGACCGTTTACGGTGGAAAGCCCCGACGAACCCGCATATGCATCAGTTCCTCCGCCGGAAAACGCGGCGAGCTCCTCATCGGCAATGGAGGCGGGCGCTTCGGAGGCCCTCCCCCGCGATGCCAGCAGCAGAGCGAATGACAGCAGGTAAATGCAGACGAAAAGGACGTTCACCACAAAGGCGAAATCGAAGGCCGCCAAGGGACTGAGCATGCTCCCTAAGCTCCCTCCCAGCGCCAAGCTCGTTAAAACTGGGACGATGCACAATCCGTACAACGCGATCGGACATCGAGCATGCCTGGCTGAATACACTGCGCAGGTGATGATCAGCAAAAGGTTCACGACCTCGAATCCCAACATGAGCATCCCCGAAAGCAGCGCCGCATAGCGCTCGCCGAAGAACACCGGAAGCAGGAACACTCCCGTTATCAATGGGAAAAGAACCTGGTAAACCTGAAGAATGGCAAATCCCCGGGATAAGAACAGCTCTAGAAAGGCCACCAGGAGGGCAGCCGCTCCGAACCCTAGAAGCGTTGCGTAGCTCCCATAGCCGTCCATAGATGCCAAAAGGGGTAGATTCGAGACGAGTTTCCACATGAAGCCGATGGCGCTTGCGCAGAAGACCGGGCGCCACAGGTCGCGAACGGTCGAGCGGAGCGACGTCCGGTCGAACGGCTCGATCGGGTACATTTCAACTTCAGACAGGCTCTTTTCAAGCGTGTACGTCGCCATGAAGGGCAAAACCGCAATCGAGACCAGGGCAAGCATCGGCGTCGGCAATAACCCGATCAGCAGGTACAGGATGACGGACAGAGCGGCCGACACGGGAATGTACACCATCGCATGCTGCTGCCCTTCAGTCGCGAAAAATGTTTGCCACAGAAGGAAGAAGAGCGCGCAGGAACATCCCAGCAAAGCGCCTGCCATGCATGCAAGAACGATGTCGCCCCTATCAAGCTGAAAAGAGAAGAAGTACAGCAGAACTCCTCCGCTCAGCAGGGACCCCGCTAGCAGTGCGCTACGAAAAGGGAGCGGTGCGCGCGACCACATGCACCAACCCGCCAAAGCGCCCACCGCAACGGGAAGAGCGATCTGCTCGAAAGCAAGGTAAGCATGCCACGATCCCCCGGCGACGGCGCCTCCTCTGAAGCCGGAAAGCGCTACGAACGTCACCGCCCAGAAGAGACAGAAACCCAGATGGTGCAGTCGCATACCCTGAATGAGCTTTTTAGCGCGGGAAGCAGACACGATGCGCACCGTCCTTTCGTCTCGAAAGCAGTCTAGCGAATTTCCCCACCCCCGCATACCCGGGCAACCTATTCCCGTTTCACAGGAATAAGCCTTTCACCTGGTGCTTTTGCCAAACCACCCGAAACGTGTCCCCCTGCTTGAAGCCCGAACGACCCGTTCGGGGGCTATCGCAAGCAGCCGCCAGACACTACCGTCAAGCAAGGGAAACGCGATTGGGCCCGGGCCGTATCGCGGATGGGAAACATCACTACAAGGAGGGATAGTATGGACAACGTACATGAGGGCAAGGGAATCGATCGCAGGTTCTTCCTCCAAGGTGCGGGAGCGAGCGCCCTTGCAGCCGCCATGGCCTCGACGTTCGGGCTTGCTGGATGCTCTCCGGCAAATCGCGCCGAAAAGGCCGCCGGCAACAACGCGTCTTCGGGAGAACCGTCATGGTTCACTGCTCCGGCCGAAGTTCCCGATGCCGACATCGTTGAAACCATCGAATCCGATGTCGTGGTCGTCGGAGCCGGCATGTCGGGAATCGCCTCTGCCTGCTCGGCGGCCGAGCGGGGGCTGAAGGTCACGGTCCTTGAAAAGGGCTCGACTTGGTCGGGCCGGGGATTCGGCATCGGGGTGGTCGATTCGAAAGTGATCCGCGCCGCTGGGCTTTCCATCGACCGGTCGAAAGCTCAGAAGTATTGGGTGCACTGCTGCGGTAGCCGTGTGAACGAGGCCTTGGTGTCGCTGTACTTCAACAGGTCGGGCGAGGCCATGGACTGGCTCATAGACAAATGCGAGAAGGGCGGCGTCTCGGTGCTGTTGTGGGACGGGTACTCCCGTGACCCCGAGTTTCCCGATTCTCCCGGCTACCATGTATTCTTCGGCGGTCCCGAGCAAACCGCCGGACGGGATTGGTCGCGAGACGCCACGAAGCTCATGTTCGAAGACTCGCAAGCTGCGGGTGCGACCTACGTGTTCGATTCGCCTGTCGCTCAGCTGAAAAAAGAGGATGGGAAAGTGGTGGGTGCGCTCGTCGAGGGTGCGGGTGGTAAATACACCCTGTACAAAGCCGCTAAAGGCGTCGTGCTTGCCACGGGCGACATCGTAGGGGACGAGGAGATGCTGAAATACTACGCCCCCGAGATCGCGCAATGCGACGCGAAGCTCTACACACCTGTCGGTCAAAACACCGGGGACGGCCACAAAATGGGTCTTTGGGCGGGCGGTGCTATGCAGCAGGGTCATTTCCCGCCCATGCTTCACCCGCAAGCCGGGGCCTATCAGCAATCGGCGTTCCTCGCCGTGAACCAGCGCGGCGAACGGTTCTTCAACGAAGCGACCTGGGTTAACGGAAAATCGCTGAACTACCTGCGCCAGCCGGGGCAATGCAGCTACTCCGTCTTCGACGCGAACTGGGTGCGCGACAATCTGGCGGGCCTGCCTTACGGCGGCGGCATGTTCTGGGATACGTTCCGTGTTCTGGGATCAGGGGAATGGGACGGCGAGGCCGGCCAGAAAGGCGTCGACGCCGCTGTCGAATCGGGAATGGGTTTCAAAGCCGATACCCTCGATGACCTTGCAAAACAGTGCGGTATTCCCGTCGATACCTTCAAGGCGACCATCGAGCGCTACAACGAGCTGTGCGCTCAGGGAAGCGATCCCGACTTCGGTAAGGATGCCGTATTCCTCACGCCTGTCGTCGAAGGGCCGTTCTATGCGATGAAGGCGCTCCCTGCCGTGCTCGCCACGGTGGGTGGGTTGAAGGTGAACACGAACCTGGCCGTGACCGATGCCGAGGGAAACGCTATCGAGGGCCTCTACGCCGTCGGCAACGTTTCCGGCGACTTCTATGCAGTGGACTACCCCATCAACATTCCCGGCAATTCGCAAGGCCGATGCGTGACCTGGGGTTACCTAGTGGGAGAAACCCTCGCTTCCAAGTAAGCGTATAAAGGAAAGCCTCTCAGACGTGCCGCGCCCTCGTTGCGCGGCACGTCTTTTTTCAAAAAGGCCGTACTGTCTTCGCACAAGAGCGTTTAGCCGGAAACGATCGACCCCCCTCACAACCTTTAGCGTTTCTTTAAGAAGCCTGCGCAAACTGGAAAGGGCAAAGCAAGCTTCGAATGAAAGGAATGCGGCATGGCGGAATGCATTCTGGAGACGCGCGACCTGGTCAAGCGGTTCGGAAAAGGCGGTAACGCGCAAGTGGCCGTGGATGGGGTCTCCCTCCACGTCGAGCGGGGCAAGGTATACGGGCTCCTCGGACCGAACGGAGCCGGTAAATCCACCACGCTCAAAATGATCACAGGGATGCTGCGTCCGACTTCCGGCCAGGTTGTTTTTCAAGGCCATCCCTGGCAGCGAGGCGATCTGTACCGCATCGGGTCGCTCATCGAACAGGCGCCTCTCTACCCCAATCTCACCGCAAGGGAAAACCTCCAGGTACGCGCGACCCTTTTAGGCATTCCCAGACAGCGCATCGACGAAGCCCTCGAGACGGTCGGGCTTGCGGATACGGGCAACAAGCGCGCAGGTCGCTTCTCCATGGGGATGAAGCAGCGGCTGGGCATCGCACTCGCCCTGATCAACCGCCCGTCACTGCTCATCCTCGACGAACCTACCAACGGACTCGACCCCATCGGTATCGAGGAGCTGCGCGGGCTCATCCGCAGCTTCCCCGAACAGGGGATCACCGTTTTGCTTTCAAGCCATATCCTCGGCGAGGTCCAACACACGGCCGACTCCGTGGGGATCATCGTCGGCGGGAAGCTGGCGTATGAGAGCGAGCTCCGACCAGGTGAAAACCTCGAAGAGCTCTTCATGGACGTCTGTCGAAAGGAGCGCTCGCTATGAGATCTCGCAATCTGGAATCCTTTCCGGCAAGAAAAGGCGGGTCGGCATTCGCTTCGGCGTTTAAAGCGGAGATTTTGAAGTCCAAGCATGGCGCTCCGATGCGGTTGGCGATAGCCCTGGCCTTGCCCTTCCCCCTTCTTGCGCTGCACGTCGCCTTGAACGCCCCGCAATTCGGCATCCAGTATTCACTGTGGAACTACTGGTACGCCCTGCTGATGCCGATCTCCATCTCGCTCGTGGCAGCTACCGTCGCGAACGCCGATGCGCGCATGGGAAACCGCGGGCTGCTTTCCTGCGGGATTCCGCTCTCTTACGTATGGGGCGCGAAGGTTGCATGGTGTTTGGCGCTTTCCCTGTTGTCCAACCTGACAGTTTTCATCGTTTATGCGGCGGCTTCGCTGGCGGCCCCCGAAGGATCTGCGGGCATGCTGCCGATGCTGGAAACGGCGTTTGTCCTGACCGTGGCGAGTTCGTGGATGGTGCCGGCCACGCTGCTCCTCACTATGCGCGCAGGCATGCTGGCGGGTGCCTTCGTCCCCCTTTTCATGCAGCTCGGCTTGAGCTTTGGCTGGTCGGCGATACCCTTCTGGCCGCTTGTCCCCCCGACGGCCACCATCGTGCTGCCAACCGCGTTCCTGCCGGTCCTGCCCAGCGGCGAGCCGGCCTCCATCGGCATGGCGCTCGTTGAGTCGATGGGGCAAGGCGGGGTCGTAGCGTTAGCGCTTGTGACGGCTTGCGCCCTGACTGCTGCGCTCGCCACCGCTGGCGCGATGTGGGTTTCAAGATCGGAGGAACTGCGATGAGAACGGCGACACAACCGGGAAACCCCGCACAGTGCCTTAAAGCAACGTTTCCCCGAGCGCTTGCCTCGGAGGCGTTGCGGCTGCATCGGTCTCCGCTCGTGCTGCTGCATGCGGTCTGTGCGGCGGGGGTTGGATCGGCGAGCGGGGCGTACTTCGCCTACGCGCCCTGGGATCCCTCGATGGGACTCGATGCATTCGTGCAGCTGCTGGGCGCCGTGATGCCCCTGACGGTCGGTTTGGTGTGCGGTATCGATGCCGACGCCGAGACCGAGGCGACGGGCCTGTCCAATCTGCTATCGGCCCCCTCTAGACAACGAGCGCTTGCTGCCCGGATCTCCTCGCTCTGGCTGATGGGAGCGACCGCGCTGGGCCTTGCTGTGTCCCTGTTCGCTGCGATCCTCGCCTTTGGAGGAAAAGCTGTGCTGGAACCCGCGGCTTACGCTGCGTCGGTCGCCGGGCTTGGTTTGGGGAGCGTTCCTATGTATCTCATCTCGTACGCGATAGCCCTCCGATGGGGTCGCAACGTAGCGATTTCGGCCGGGGCCGTCGGGCTCGTTCTCGCGTTCTTCTCGATAGGAGGGCTCGCTCACGGGCTTATGACCGGTCAGCTTACCGCTGCTCAGGCGAATTCGTTTGCGCTGCTTCCAACCAGCTGGGCTGTAGTTTTGGGCTCTCTTCCTGTGGAAATCTCCATCGCAGCAGGTTCGGCTGATCCAAGCGCCGCTGTCCGAATCGCAGACCGTCTGGTCGAAGCCGGATGCCTGTGCGCTACCGCGAGCGCGCTTCTTTCGATCATCCTCTCGTTATGGATCAGCCGATTCGAACCTGCGCAACACGAAAGCTAGAAAGGTGGGATGGATATGAGACCAAGAACCTCGGTCGGCCGCGCGGCGGTCGTCGTATGTATCCTGACTGCCATCGCGCTTGCAGCCTCCGTGTTGCAAGGGTGCTCCTCTGCGGTCACGGTCGGCAAAAGCCTGGCCGATAGCCTGCTGCCCCTACCCCAACGCACGGTATGGGCACCCTGCCCCGATCCGGATTCGTACTTCGACTCGTACCGCGATGCCTCCGGATCGGGCACGAACTACGTCTATGAGGTGAACGCGGCGGATGAGAACGGGAGGGATATGACGGTTGATATCATCTTGTTCGGCCGCAAAGCGTCGGGCGAAGGTTGGATCAAGATCGAAGCCAAGGGAACTTCCGGATTGCATTACGATAGCATCGCAGAAGACGAAGTGCCGCAAGCTGCCCGTGAGGCGCTTACGACGGACTTCGATCTATGATGGGGATGCGGCAGGTCATCCTCGCAATGCGAAGAAAGGGAACGGTACGGATATGGCGCGGATCCTCGCAATAGACGACGAGAGCGCGATAACGGATTTGCTCGTTCGCTCTCTTTCG is part of the Berryella intestinalis genome and harbors:
- a CDS encoding helix-turn-helix domain-containing protein — protein: MWSRAPLPFRSALLAGSLLSGGVLLYFFSFQLDRGDIVLACMAGALLGCSCALFFLLWQTFFATEGQQHAMVYIPVSAALSVILYLLIGLLPTPMLALVSIAVLPFMATYTLEKSLSEVEMYPIEPFDRTSLRSTVRDLWRPVFCASAIGFMWKLVSNLPLLASMDGYGSYATLLGFGAAALLVAFLELFLSRGFAILQVYQVLFPLITGVFLLPVFFGERYAALLSGMLMLGFEVVNLLLIITCAVYSARHARCPIALYGLCIVPVLTSLALGGSLGSMLSPLAAFDFAFVVNVLFVCIYLLSFALLLASRGRASEAPASIADEELAAFSGGGTDAYAGSSGLSTVNGPETMNGGFEATRFDREAATDRFLREGGLSTREMEVAGLLLRGHTMAAIACKLFISENTVRGHAKSIYRKFGVHSRQELVDRHEEALSE
- a CDS encoding FAD-dependent oxidoreductase: MDNVHEGKGIDRRFFLQGAGASALAAAMASTFGLAGCSPANRAEKAAGNNASSGEPSWFTAPAEVPDADIVETIESDVVVVGAGMSGIASACSAAERGLKVTVLEKGSTWSGRGFGIGVVDSKVIRAAGLSIDRSKAQKYWVHCCGSRVNEALVSLYFNRSGEAMDWLIDKCEKGGVSVLLWDGYSRDPEFPDSPGYHVFFGGPEQTAGRDWSRDATKLMFEDSQAAGATYVFDSPVAQLKKEDGKVVGALVEGAGGKYTLYKAAKGVVLATGDIVGDEEMLKYYAPEIAQCDAKLYTPVGQNTGDGHKMGLWAGGAMQQGHFPPMLHPQAGAYQQSAFLAVNQRGERFFNEATWVNGKSLNYLRQPGQCSYSVFDANWVRDNLAGLPYGGGMFWDTFRVLGSGEWDGEAGQKGVDAAVESGMGFKADTLDDLAKQCGIPVDTFKATIERYNELCAQGSDPDFGKDAVFLTPVVEGPFYAMKALPAVLATVGGLKVNTNLAVTDAEGNAIEGLYAVGNVSGDFYAVDYPINIPGNSQGRCVTWGYLVGETLASK
- a CDS encoding lantibiotic protection ABC transporter ATP-binding protein; this encodes MAECILETRDLVKRFGKGGNAQVAVDGVSLHVERGKVYGLLGPNGAGKSTTLKMITGMLRPTSGQVVFQGHPWQRGDLYRIGSLIEQAPLYPNLTARENLQVRATLLGIPRQRIDEALETVGLADTGNKRAGRFSMGMKQRLGIALALINRPSLLILDEPTNGLDPIGIEELRGLIRSFPEQGITVLLSSHILGEVQHTADSVGIIVGGKLAYESELRPGENLEELFMDVCRKERSL
- a CDS encoding bacteriocin ABC transporter permease yields the protein MRSRNLESFPARKGGSAFASAFKAEILKSKHGAPMRLAIALALPFPLLALHVALNAPQFGIQYSLWNYWYALLMPISISLVAATVANADARMGNRGLLSCGIPLSYVWGAKVAWCLALSLLSNLTVFIVYAAASLAAPEGSAGMLPMLETAFVLTVASSWMVPATLLLTMRAGMLAGAFVPLFMQLGLSFGWSAIPFWPLVPPTATIVLPTAFLPVLPSGEPASIGMALVESMGQGGVVALALVTACALTAALATAGAMWVSRSEELR
- a CDS encoding lantibiotic ABC transporter permease; amino-acid sequence: MRTATQPGNPAQCLKATFPRALASEALRLHRSPLVLLHAVCAAGVGSASGAYFAYAPWDPSMGLDAFVQLLGAVMPLTVGLVCGIDADAETEATGLSNLLSAPSRQRALAARISSLWLMGATALGLAVSLFAAILAFGGKAVLEPAAYAASVAGLGLGSVPMYLISYAIALRWGRNVAISAGAVGLVLAFFSIGGLAHGLMTGQLTAAQANSFALLPTSWAVVLGSLPVEISIAAGSADPSAAVRIADRLVEAGCLCATASALLSIILSLWISRFEPAQHES